The following proteins are encoded in a genomic region of Rhodoferax aquaticus:
- the rplN gene encoding 50S ribosomal protein L14 produces MIQTESRLEVADNTGAKSVLCIKVLGGSKRRYASVGDIIKVSIKEAAPRSRVKKGEVYSAVVVRTAKGIRRADGSLVKFDGNAAVLLNAKLEPIGTRIFGPVTRELRTEKFMKIVSLAPEVL; encoded by the coding sequence ATGATCCAGACTGAATCTCGATTAGAAGTTGCCGACAATACTGGCGCTAAGTCCGTCCTGTGCATCAAGGTGCTGGGTGGTTCTAAGCGTCGTTACGCAAGCGTTGGCGACATTATTAAAGTTAGCATTAAAGAAGCTGCGCCACGTAGCCGCGTCAAAAAAGGCGAGGTTTACAGTGCTGTGGTGGTTCGCACTGCCAAGGGTATCCGTCGTGCTGACGGCTCTTTGGTGAAGTTCGACGGCAATGCAGCAGTATTGTTGAATGCCAAGTTGGAGCCTATCGGCACCCGCATCTTCGGACCAGTGACGCGCGAATTGCGTACTGAAAAGTTCATGAAGATTGTGTCCTTGGCACCTGAAGTTTTGTAA